Below is a window of Candidatus Krumholzibacteriia bacterium DNA.
CAAGCCCGCCGTCAGGGCCTGAGGAATGGACATCGGTAGGCGCACTGCATCCGTAGTGCCGGGGCGTCATCGCCGCCGGCGCCAAGGCGCGTACTCCACGACGCCGACGCCCTCTCACGTCGCTTGCGCCGAAGAGACCGGAGCGCCACTCACTGGGAGGAGGCGCTCTTCGGGGAGGAGGTGCTCTTCGTCTTGGCCTTCAGGACTGCCCCAGCGGCGAGAAGACCCACGGGGATGATCCATCCCGGCAGGTCGAATCGACTCATGCCGACGATGAGGAGGACGAGGACCGCGATCATGATGAGCGCGCGGATACCGCCGAAGCTCATGGCTGCTCCTTCCAAGGCGATTGTGCACAGAATGTCGAGGCAGAGTCCGGGTGAAGCACAGGACGTGCCGGAGCGAATGCAGTGTTTCGCGTTACCCGCTCGCCGCCATGATTTGCACTGCTGAATCGCCAAAAGGAAACAATGGCACGCCTATTGTCTGGAGTCAATCAATGAGAAGGTATTGCATCCTGCTGGCCCTGACTATTCACGAAGCGTAGCCAACACGAAAGCCTCCGCGTGCGAGAACGGAAGTAGGTCGAACGCTTCAGCCGATCTGCTCGGCCAGCGCGACGATGATGCCCTCCGGGCCGCTCAGCGCTGATTGCCGTCGGCCTGTGGAACTTGACTAGCTCAAGCCGGCCGTGGCCGTCCAGGGTCCGCATCATTGCGATATCGTTTCGGACACCGTCGAGCCCGACGACGCGGTCTACCCACCGTCCCTCGACAGTCATCTCGCCCTCCAGCTCCAGACCAAGTTCGACAAAGAACGCGGTAACAGCCTTGAGGTCGTCGACAACGATGAGGACGTTGTCCATCCGTAGAATCTCACCGCAAGAGCAACGCCTTCCGGCTCACGCTGCCACAGGCCGAATCGAGATGGAAAAAGAAGAGACCGTGAGGTAGGTTGCGGGCGTCGAATGAGACTGCGTGGGGGCCAGCCGACTCCACTGCGTTCCTGAGCAGTGCGACCCTTCGCCCCGCGGCATCGTGCAGCGTGATCTCGACCCGGCACTGACCGGGGAGCTCGTAATGGAGGACCGTCCCGCGACGGAATGGGTTCGGTATGCTCCAGAGTTGCAAGGACACGCGCCCCTGGCCGGCGGCGAACTCCCCGGTGGCGCTGGTCGGCGAGATCTGTAGGTCCCAGGCGCGCGACTCGGTCATCCATGCTTCGCGCGCCGGCTCGTCGCGGACGAGCGGGGTCGGATCCGTCACGCGCACCGAAAGAGCGTGCTGGCCCGGAGGGAAGTGGTAAGCGGCTACCTGCAGGCTCTCCTGCGCCGCGCCGGCAATTGGCTCGCCATCGAGGAACCACTGAATCTCGAGCTCGTGGCCCACGGGGTCGATGGGGTCGACGAAGACGAGAGGCGGATCGACGAGCGCTGTGCCGGTGGGTGTCGAGCCGTCGATCGGCCGAATCGCCTGATAAAAGTCCAGGATGAGGCCTTCACACGAGGGCAAGTTGAACGGGCGCCCCAAGACGCGCATCTTGGAGGCGATCGTGGGTCGGTAGATCCCGTACTGGGTGTAGTAAGCGCCCTCGAAGGTGCTCACCAGACCGTCGAACCCGAAGCCTGGATCGCCGAGCCAGCTCGCCCACTTCGTGCCCGCGGCAGCCATCGCTGCGGCATCGAGAATGCTGACGTTGCGCTCGACGAGCTCCGGCCCTGCGTACGTCGTCCCGTCTCCGTAGTCGTACTCGTCGGCCAGCTCCCCCAGGCTATGCCCCATTTCGTGGATGGCGATCTCGGGAGCGGCGCTGTTGCCTCCCGAGTAGGTGGCGACGTCGCTGCCGGTGTATCCCGCACCGCCATATTTGCTGGAATTCGCCACCGCCAGGAGCTGATCCACTTCTGGGGCCGCGGCTGCGCAATCCTTCGCTTTGGCGACATCCACGCAGAGCAGCCGCTCGATCCCTGAGCAAAAGAAGCCCATGTCCAGAGCCGTATCGCGGTCGATTCCCTCCACCGGATCGTTGTCCACTCCCGACATGTTCGAGACGACGTCGACTCGGTGGGCGTTGAACAGGTTGCGGTAGGTCACGAACGGTTCCTGCGCGAGCAGAGTATTGAGCGCGGTTTGACAATGCACCTCGTAATTGCCGAGCTCGTTCAGGACGTACCCATCCCCCACGAAAACCAGATCGATCCGGTTGGATGGCGGACCATTGTCGAGGATCGTCGTGACTTGCACCAGTGCATGCGCCTCGGGTCGGCCTGCGGGTCGCGGCAGGAGGGTGCGGCCGCCCGTCAGCGCCCCGTGTTCATCGAGGCCGTCGTAGTAGACCCCCTCCATCTCCAGGCGCGGGAGCGGGGATCCGTCCAGGATCACCTCGAGCCAGAGCGCACCGCCGCGGCGAGCGGCGGCAGGGACCGGCCCGAAGGTGGTTTCCAGCTCGCCTTCCTTCGGCACGACCGAGAGCGGTCCGAAGGGGCCGGCAATGACGTTGCCTCCCGAGGCAGCATCGTAGAGGCTGAACACGAGAACCACCGGTGCGTCGGTCGGAGCGAGAGACTTGCCGAAGAGCGAGCTCCGGAAGGTCAGCATCTCCGTCTCGCGCCCGAATGCCACACGAGCGGGCAGGGAGGCCAACAGCAAGAGGAACACCAGACGCCACATACGCTCAGTATAACGCACACTGCG
It encodes the following:
- a CDS encoding M64 family metallopeptidase; translated protein: MLTFRSSLFGKSLAPTDAPVVLVFSLYDAASGGNVIAGPFGPLSVVPKEGELETTFGPVPAAARRGGALWLEVILDGSPLPRLEMEGVYYDGLDEHGALTGGRTLLPRPAGRPEAHALVQVTTILDNGPPSNRIDLVFVGDGYVLNELGNYEVHCQTALNTLLAQEPFVTYRNLFNAHRVDVVSNMSGVDNDPVEGIDRDTALDMGFFCSGIERLLCVDVAKAKDCAAAAPEVDQLLAVANSSKYGGAGYTGSDVATYSGGNSAAPEIAIHEMGHSLGELADEYDYGDGTTYAGPELVERNVSILDAAAMAAAGTKWASWLGDPGFGFDGLVSTFEGAYYTQYGIYRPTIASKMRVLGRPFNLPSCEGLILDFYQAIRPIDGSTPTGTALVDPPLVFVDPIDPVGHELEIQWFLDGEPIAGAAQESLQVAAYHFPPGQHALSVRVTDPTPLVRDEPAREAWMTESRAWDLQISPTSATGEFAAGQGRVSLQLWSIPNPFRRGTVLHYELPGQCRVEITLHDAAGRRVALLRNAVESAGPHAVSFDARNLPHGLFFFHLDSACGSVSRKALLLR